One Gadus morhua chromosome 13, gadMor3.0, whole genome shotgun sequence genomic window carries:
- the LOC115557880 gene encoding E3 SUMO-protein ligase KIAA1586-like, with amino-acid sequence MKRAIQTKNLFDNFKSPRKSISASSSAVNVSDRTPVQLPLTPALPPAPVGEEAVSEGDAASPPTAKDAGTTSDEDVNYDINNDWPDLWTAKQKEDFKCKNPWLGSKNKKMGCLVCSSVNSIGINKEQGVSLSREWMNFEIQVSGQGSRTTSLSVLRNKVRKHALSKAHTQAVNVAEQQDKAAIENAMEVMTESYMKETEAVFRTAYHIAKKNRPFSDHESLIELQELNGLNMGTILHSRYSATQIMQHVASEMQSKIVSNIIASSSKLAVLIDEASSLSHKAVMTVSIKASIQEESPEFIFIELVELENQRADGIEQALLTCLTNAGFTEEWLHENWVTFVSDGAIVMLGKKSGVATRLTSRFPKLFVWHCMNHRLELAVSDEVDEVNSVNHFKTFIQKLYSVYSMSNKNERGLKNAAAEVGSQLLRIGRILDVRWVASSFRTVRAVWTSLGALVQHFKNACCDETRSTKDRQMYRGLLDRVQSPEFICDLGLMYDTLHELSLLSQELQSHSITLLRAEHLLKRSIRVIQSFKESPGEKYSEALEAKKTGEYRSTTLKTMAKLRSINPGQFLQSLVNNLEKRLSFEDETIKDLSILDQSKWPSKPSIRHGEEQIKRLCKRFNLCKDQALNGMRDLLEQPTSEPKDLKPLMNCMKTFPVSTAECERNFSLMNNICSDKRAVLLISNISNLMMININGPPTSKFDPRKYTRTWLKSHRAASSVRSRQCSVKTPAESKSVWNIL; translated from the exons ATGAAGCGAGCTATCCAAACAAAAAATTTATTTGACAATTTCAAAAGTCCTCGCAAATCAATATCAGCCAGCAGCTCAGCAGTTAATGTTAGCGATCGTACACCGGTACAGTTACCGTTGACGCCCgctctgccccccgcccccgtcggAGAGGAGGCTGTCAGTGAAGGAGATGCTGCCTCTCCGCCCACAGCCAAAGATGCCGGTACAACTTCGGATGAAGACGTCAACTACG ACATTAATAATGACTGGCCAGACTTGTGGACTGCCAAACAAAAAGAAGATTTTAAATGCAAGAACCCCTGGTTGGgatccaaaaacaaaaaaatgg GATGTCTGGTCTGTAGCAGTGTGAACTCCATTGGGATCAACAAGGAGCAAGGTGTATCACTCTCAAGAGAATGGATGAACTTTGAAATTCAAGTGTCTGGCCAGGGAAGTAGAACAacaagtctgtctgtcttgagAAATAAGGTGAGGAAACATGCTTTGTCTAAGGCCCACACTCAGGCAGTGAACGTGGCAGAGCAACAGGACAAAGCTGCCATTGAGAATGCAATGGAGGTTATGACTGAGTCCTACATGAAGGAAACTGAAGCCGTGTTTCGAACGGCCTACCATATTGCCAAAAAAAACCGACCCTTTTCTGACCATGAGAGCCTCATCGAGCTGCAGGAACTGAATGGTCTAAATATGGGCACAATACTTCATTCACGTTACAGTGCAACACAAATAATGCAACATGTTGCCAGTGAGATGCAGAGCAAAATTGTCAGTAACATTATAGCATCATCCAGTAAGTTGGCTGTCCTAATTGACGAGGCATCTTCTTTAAGTCACAAAGCTGTCATGACAGTTTCAATTAAGGCATCAATTCAAGAAGAAAGCCCTGAGTTCATATTCATTGAACTTGTTGAACTGGAAAATCAGAGAGCAGATGGCATAGAACAGGCGTTACTCACCTGTTTAACTAATGCTGGCTTTACAGAAGAGTGGCTACATGAAAACTGGGTAACATTTGTATCTGATGGAGCCATTGTCATGTTAGGAAAGAAGTCAGGAGTAGCAACCAGGCTGACCTCGAGATTCCCGAAGCTTTTTGTATGGCACTGCATGAACCATAGACTTGAACTCGCTGTGTCTGATGAAGTTGATGAGGTAAACTCTGTCAATCATTTCAAAACTTTTATCCAGAAGCTATATTCTGTGTATAGTATGTCAAACAAAAATGAGCGTGGACTCAAAAATGCAGCAGCTGAAGTAGGCTCACAACTTCTTCGCATTGGCAGAATCTTGGATGTACGCTGGGTGGCCAGTAGCTTTCGGACTGTTCGTGCTGTTTGGACATCCCTGGGAGCtcttgtgcagcactttaaaaaTGCTTGCTGTGATGAGACAAGGTCCACCAAAGACAGGCAAATGTACAGAGGTTTACTAGACCGTGTTCAAAGTCCAGAATTTATTTGTGACCTTGGGCTCATGTATGACACACTCCATGAACTAAGTCTCCTGTCACAGGAGCTTCAGTCTCATTCGATAACTCTGCTCAGAGCTGAGCATCTGCTGAAACGCTCAATCAGAGTGATCCAGTCATTCAAAGAGAGTCCAGGTGAGAAATATAGTGAGGCTTTAGAAGCAAAAAAGACTGGGGAGTATCGGTCTACAACACTGAAAACAATGGCAAAGCTGAGGTCTATCAATCCAGGCCAGTTCTTACAAAGCCTTGTGAACAATCTGGAGAAACGCTTGTCTTTTGAGGATGAGACCATCAAGGACCTCAGCATCCTTGATCAGAGTAAATGGCCATCAAAGCCCAGCATCCGCCATGGTGAAGAACAAATTAAGCGACTATGCAAGCGATTTAACCTGTGCAAGGACCAAGCACTGAATGGGATGCGGGACCTACTGGAACAGCCCACTAGTGAGCCCAAGGATCTAAAACCACTCATGAACTGTATGAAAACATTCCCTGTCAGTACAGCAGAGTGTGAGAGGAACTTTAGCCTTATGAACAATATATGCTCAGACAAAAGGGCTGTCCTACTGATCTCAAACATATCAAACTTGATGATGATTAATATCAACGGCCCGCCTACTTCCAAGTTTGATCCTAGAAAGTATACAAGGACCTGGTTGAAGAGCCATCGTGCTGCCTCTTCTGTGCGTTCTAGACAGTGCAGTGTGAAAACTCCTGCAGAAAGCAAGTCTGTCTGGAATATACTGTAG